The following proteins are co-located in the Vicia villosa cultivar HV-30 ecotype Madison, WI unplaced genomic scaffold, Vvil1.0 ctg.002672F_1_1, whole genome shotgun sequence genome:
- the LOC131639507 gene encoding uncharacterized protein LOC131639507, which produces MEALWDFIDKLKISTLGAILLLACACFGLVCFCIIIVLKRKGSNNNKIVNQEGRVIEENETSSTITTTTTTSTTTTNATTTTTDSTKWLESNCGWISVKRVLMESMVWSRARKLEENIGWQRERGSPLLGSLQRNGVENGWKSVSHDSASAVWQRPILRGEKCELPSFSGLILYDEKGKLLNDSVNETQCMEISKQEEIDIITVRTTLKDLL; this is translated from the exons ATGGAAGCTTTATGGGATTTTATAGACAAATTGAAGATTTCAACTCTAGGTGCTATTCTTCTACTTGCATGTGCATGTTTTGGACTTGTTTGCTTTTGCATTATTATTGTACTAAAAAGGAAAGGTAGTAATAACAACAAGATTGTGAACCAAGAGGGTCGTGTTATAGAAGAGAATGAAACTTCTTCGACTATCACGACGACGACTACTACTTCTACCACTACGACAAATGCTACTACTACAACTACTGATTCTACAAAATGGTTAGAGTCAAACTGTGGATGGATTTCAGTGAAAAGGGTGTTGATGGAGTCAATGGTGTGGAGCAGGGCGAGGAAATTAGAAGAAAATATTGGATGGCAGAGAGAGAGAGGATCTCCATTGCTTGGAAGCTTACAAAGGAATGGTGTTGAAAATGGTTGGAAAAGTGTTAGTCATGATTCAGCATCAGCAGTGTGGCAGAGACCAATACTAAGAGGGGAGAAATGTGAGCTTCCAAGTTTTAGTGGCCTTATTCTCTATGATGAGAAAGGAAAATTGCTAAATGATTCTGTGAACGAAACACAATGCATGGAAATTTCTAAACAG GAAGAAA